A single Cherax quadricarinatus isolate ZL_2023a unplaced genomic scaffold, ASM3850222v1 Contig298, whole genome shotgun sequence DNA region contains:
- the LOC128705064 gene encoding pigment-dispersing hormone 1 peptides-like: MHSSVMVVVLMVLVMATVFTQAQDLKYPERQVVTELAAQIMRVAQGPWSTSLDLPTKRNSGLINSLLGIPKVMNDAGRR, encoded by the exons ATGCACAGTTCCGTCATGGTAgtcgtgttgatggtgctggtgatggccACAGTCTTCACGCAGGCACAGGATCTCAAGTATCCTGAGCGTCAG GTTGTGACTGAACTAGCAGCCCAGATCATGCGCGTGGCTCAAGGTCCCTGGAGCACCAGCCTTGACCTGCCCACCAAACGAAATTCCGGCCTCATCAACTCCCTTCTCGGAATCCCTAAGGTCATGAATGATGCCGGAAGAAGATAA